TCCCTAGCTAGTTCCATCTAGGGAGTATATCCTTAGTAAATATGACTTCCTATGCATATACCAAAGGAAGATCCTCACTTCCAGTATAATTTTTAACTTCAAATGTTGTCTATTTTTCTTCCTAAATGCTACTGATATGACATAAGATATCGAGCGATTTTGAGCGAACGCTCTTAGGTATGTCGAATCCTGTGCGCGAATCTCAAAGTGTTGCTCTCACCACCCTCCCAAGGGAACGACTGAGAATCACTGAATGGTTCGCTACAGAACCACCCTCAGAGTGAAAGCCTgattttttttcatgtttttatTCATTTTTATTTATCTTGAACAAGTAGTTATATAGAGCACACCAGATTCTACTTTTTAGGCTTTTGTATATGGCAACCATGCCAGCTATAGCATGGCAAGTTCCACATTTTTAAGTTTTTACACATTGCGAGTGCCATAGCATGGCAAATTATGCGTATGTAGTTTCTTAGAGATGGCAATTATATATTTTTATAGCATGGCAACTCCatttttgttttaaaaaacatGACATGACAACTTTTCACAATGGACCAACAATTCTCTAGGAGCAGGATGGCAAATCCCTATCTTGCACCATGTCAATTCTATATACTGTAGCATGGAAAAATCTTTAGTAGCATGGCAATTCTATATACCGCGGGAGGACAAATCTCTACCTTGTAGCATGGAAGTTCTCCCTTTTCCCCGCACCATGACAATCCTCTTCTGACATCATGACAATTACTGAATAGGTAGCACCACAATTCTTCTATGTTGCAACATGGCAGTCCTTGCACACATGGCAACATGACAATTTTTCTAGCTGATAACATTGCCACAGCATAGCAATTTCTGTCTGATAGCTCACAAGGAGGGATAGGGGTTAATGGTGGCATTCGCAGGGAGCGGTTTTCTGAGAGAATGACGTGGGATTCTTGATGCTACACTGCTTCCGAGATGGATTTTATTGCTAATTTTGTTGGACGGTGTTTGATGGAGTATTAAGTCTGGTAACAAGGAAGTCTGTATTATTTCAAATGCTTAGATAGGAACATAAAGAAACGGTAGTTTTTTTCTTTCTAATAAAGCATACATATCTGCAACAATCTATTTGGATTTTTGATTTTAAAGTTTATGAAGTGGAGTGTATAGAAGCCGAACCAATTGTCTCAGTGAGCAGTCTACATTGAGCATGCATGTTTACTGCAGATATGAACTCCTCGTGACAATGATATACAATGCCCGTGCATGAGGGGTGTGTCCTACAAAACCAGGTGTACCATTTTGGTACACTTAACATATGAGGACAAGATTGTGATATCGGTCAATTCATATAAGATTTTGTTAGGAGCCTCAGAACAGAGTTTTTCGGATTGACTCATGGTGATGTATATCTCCAGCTATAATTTGAGTACGAGTTGTCCTGTTTCTACACTGGGAGTACTTGATTTTTCTAATAGTAATGTATAAGTAATAATTATTACAACACAATCAAGAACCGATGGGATGTACACATCAAGAATGATAATTAAGTTTACAAAATAATGTCTTTCTATCTAAGTTTATTGTTCCATGGCAACGTATGTCTTCCACCCCTTATTTGCATAAGCATGTATTAAAGGCTACCGTTAGTAAGTTTTATGCAGCATCAAATCATCAAAAGCATTTTATCTGGAGCTGCAAATGCTGGTTATTATTTTAGTCATTATTTATGGCCACATTTTGTTTTGGTTCTTAATGAAGAAAAATGTGAATGTAGGTCCTCTCGAGTATAGAAAGGCAAATGAGAGAAGATGTTGTAGTGGACTATTCTCTCTGTTCAACCATCTTTCTTCTTCGGTTCCAGTTGCAGCACGCCTGCTCCCAGCTACCCTATGCGAGGCCAGAATCTCCGATGGGGTTGGAACGTGCATCAACGATGGGACGAAGCAGCAATTCTTCACCGGAGAAGTGCAGGCACGGGTCGACTACTACCTCATCTCCATGCTCGAGTTGTGCACTCCTTTAACCGGAGAGTATATTGGACCCAACTCCACTTCGAGCTTGACAGACAGATAATATTGGACCCAACCCCACCGACGTCGAAGTCCCAGTGTTGCACAATATTGCCTGTAGCCTAGCCCTCGAACATGACATATCAACTTAGTTCTTTTGTTTCTTTAGACTTGGTGAAGAGATTGTCTATAGCCTAGCAGTTCTGAGTGCAGTGATCTCTTGAATGTAACTAGGGGTAGCTTGATTTGATGCGTTTGATTCCAACAAGTCTCCTATACATCTATGAACTAACAAAAGTGAACTCTAATACATACAGGATGTGCAAGACCGTGCAAGCAGCAATGGGGCAGATCATACTGATGAAAGAATGCCAAAGGTTGGCATGACCTTCTTTCTTCGAAAGAGGATGCTTATTCCTTTCATAAAAATAAACTGGTAGAATCTATTCGCTTAGTGTCTAACGAGGCAGTCATGTTTCTGAATAGCAGATGCCAACTTAATTTAGATTACATACTATTCTCTCATGTTTTTgcttgcaattttatttgaactTGAAAAATACATGACTATTGTAGTGTCTGAAACCGATCTCAAATAATCTTAAGTGAGTGCAAGCTTTAGGTAGTCTTTGGTTTCCAGTCATCTTAGATGTTCTTATTTCTCATGTTGTTGTAGACACACAGAATAGAAAATTCAGTTGTGGCGACTGATATTACTTGCAGTACAACGCAAACACATGTAAATGTAAACTGCATGACTAAAATGACAAGAAACAGAACTCAATTGTTTATCTTAATTAAAAGGCGATGTCATTTTTGGGTTTTCAAGCTGAATTACTTTCAAATTCCCTCAAAACATGTGCTACCGGTGGAGAAACAGTTGTCCTGGAAAGTCTTTCTCTCCTACAAAGGTAGCTCAGTGGACTGGAGCCATATCAAAGTTAGTAGAAACACCAACATGATTGTTCTGTTTTGTTTTGCACCATATCAAACAGCTATGTACATTTGAGCAGACTGAATTATATATCACTTTATCTTTGACTTATGTTGTTCTAAATCAGCAAATGACCATTTGTTCATTCATTTTATCGTTCGTTATTCCACTCAACTCAGATTCATTTACTTTTGCACTCACCCATGGTTTGATGGATCTAAACATTTAGTGATATTAATTGTAATGAGGAATATCATATATCCATAAGCCTCAAATGTTTTTTCAGTAGAACATGATCATTATGTTTATATATACGAccattaattttttttaaatgcccgtaacaacgcacgggcattctactagttTAAATTACTTCTTAATATTTGCAGTATATATGAGAGTCCACAGATTTACTGTCCTTACTAAATGGGGCCTGTGGTCTGCAGGGGAAATCTGCCCACGTTGATCATATGGATCGACAACGAGTAGGTGCTCACCTACATTTATTTTGATTAATGAATTAAAATTAAAATAGCCACAAAGTTCCATGCAGCACTACTATATGAATGTGAAACATCATCTGTCTGAAATTGAGTGCGACAAATACCTTGGAACTTGTGGCTATTTTAAGAATCAAAATAGTTGTCGGCCGTCCCGACCATTAGGTAGCGAGGGAAGTACGTATACTGTAGATAGGCCACAGTATTTTAGACAAATCAAAAATTAGGACGCCGATAACTGCCATACGTGTGGTGTATTGGGTGGTTATGCCGCACGCCCTGTGTGGCACGGAGACGACCCCGCACGCACGACCGCGTACGGGCGCGCGCAGCCACAGCCCACACGTCCGGTGCAGCGCGATCGCCCCCGCACGAGCAGTCCGGGCGAGCGAGCGCGCGGCCCGCACGACCCGTCTCGGCCGTCGCCCCTCCCCGCTTGCGAGCCACACGCCCCGCGTGTCAGTAACCACGCGTCCTGTCGCGATTGCTATGGTCCGGACCTCTTCGGTTGCCATGTTGCCATGTTgctgaactgcagttgccatgttgctgaactatagttgccatggttgctcaatTGCAGTTGCCATCTTAGGTCAAGTGTCGGATGCCATTTTTGGGCAACTGCAGCTGTTGTcatgtatggtctggtctacTACAGATACCATGATTTGaaaaactttaggagttgccacctactaacactggacagttgccatgtagcactaaaaaacatggcaaaaaacatgtttcggtaaaaagagagttgccatctgcttacaagcgcgctagggcagttgccatgtactcTGCAAAACACGTGGCAACTGATAGCTTTTGATgtgtgggagaggagacgggcatgtgggcgatggtggtatctttaggagttgccacctactaacactagacagttgccatgtagcgcTACAAAACAGACGTGGTAACAATAACATGTTCGGGATAAaaaaagagttgccatctgctcatgctcacaaatagggcagttgccatgtaccattCCAAAACATGGCAAATGACAGCTTAGGTGTGAGAGGGTGGGAGAATGGGCAGTCGTAGGAGATGGGGAACATAAGTGGTGCGCGGCGTGCGGGCGCGACAGCAGTTTCATCGCACGCCTCGACTGGCGAAACGTTGACCGCGGAGAGAAACCGGTGTGCGGGCGAACTccctcacacccacacacacgaGTTGTCCCACGTGGCACACAAAATCAGCCTTTTCATGCCGAGATTCGTGCAAAGGGCGCTGGACGACGATGGAGGCGTGTGGGTGAGTTGTGTAACgtccacacgtgtgggcgttagcgttTTCGAAAAATTAATACCGGCAAGGAGGAACGGGCGCCACACCATCGTCAATGCGAGCAGCATGCTTGCCGGCGATGTCGGCGAGGCAGCGCGCCAGCTCGTCCGGCGTCGAGAGCAACGCCATGTGGTCCGCGCCGTGGATTTCCCTGACCTCGTCCACGGGATAGTTCTGCACCATCCACCGCTGGAACCCCTCGAAGATGGCGTTGTCGTCCTTGAGGACGATGAACACCTTGCGCACAGACCCGTAGCGAGCCTCCGTGTACGGCGGCTGCAGTTTCAGGTCGTCCACGAACATGGAGCCGACCCTCATCAGGGATCTTCCCAGCGTCAGGTCCTGCCGACAACATGCAACGTTACGTCAGGATTAATTTCCTCTTTGGCTAATCTCAGATCTCACTCAGCGTACAGCTTCCTAGCAGGAGCTAGCATTTCATCGATGTTCGAACAGATCGATTAACAGAGCGATAGGTAGGTACATACCTCCGGCGAGCAAAGCTGGTAGAACTTTGCTCGGGTGACCAGCGGCCCGAACCTCGTGAGATTGATCCCTTGGTGCCccccttttctcttttttttttgagacaagcCCCCCCTTTTCTCCTGTTTCTTTTAAGTCTGCGCACGCTAAATGGGCCGGCCCGATATTGTTGTCGCTCGACGCAAGACAAGCTACCGTCTCGCTCTAAAAGCATCTCTAGCCGATGGCCTCAGCCGGTGATTTTACGCGCCCCTTGAGGACGAGCCGGTGCTAAAATCGGTGCGGGGACGAGCGGGTTCCCAGCCGCTCGCCCGGGTCATCCCCAGAGGCGGGCTTTTTACTTTAAAAAAAAATTCGGCAAAGTTCAGCTAACTTGACATAATATTGGACATGTTCGGCGTTACATAAGTTATTAAAAAACAACAACTACGGGGTGAAGAAGTCGCTGAGCGCGGCGTATTCGCCTACGTCGCCGCCGTCCTCGTCGTCGCCGTCGGCCTTCTCCTTCTTGATGGCGTGGCCGCCCCTGCTGGACCCTTCCCCGACGTCTCCATggcgggccggtggcggcggcacgtcgtcgtcgtcgctgtcgtcgaGGACGACCACGCCTCCCTCGTCCCGGCCACGACGCGGAGCTTCGAAGCGCTCGAAGGCGAGGCGCTGGCGCTGCAGCTCCGTCTGCGCCCAGTCGTCGCGCGCCCACTTCAGGGTCGCCGCCGTCATCGAGCTCCTCCTCCTGGACGCCGCCGGCGAGCCCGGGCTCGTATTCACAACGgggagccccggctccgtctttggcttGACGTAGCGCGGAGGAGCCgaggagggggcgcgcctgccaccctcgttgatgacgaCGCCGGCGCTGCGGGTGCGCCGGCCGAGCGGCATCTTCGCggcgggctcggccttgacgcgGAACAGCGCCGGCGAGCCGGAAGAGtgggaggaggagcgggagggcgactgagaggaggaagaggaggaggagccgaacCTCCTGGGCGCCCATGGCCCGGCGCtcttgccggggggggggggcacggcAGGGTATGCGAGCGGCGGGTCATTGCCGCCCTCGAGGTACGCCAGCACCTCGTGGAGTGTGCGGCCGGGGACGCCCCACCAGACGCGGCGGCCGTCGCTGTTCTTGATGCCGCCCACAACCGGCGCCCCGTTGTTGGACGTCAGCCGCTGCGCCTGCCGGCGCTGGAAGTAATCCGCCCACGCCGCGCGGTTGTCGGTGGCGTACTGGGGGAGGACGCGCTGCTCGTCCATCAGGGACGAAAGCACGCGGGTGCCCCCGTTGCTGAGCTTCCACCCCGTCGGCCCGGCGCGCATGTCCGGCGGTGCCGGGATGTTGGCCTCGAACAGAAGCCACGCCTCCCACTCCTGGAgcgagcggcggccgaagccgtttgCCGCCGCGGCGTCGCCGGGGAAGCGTTCGGCCATCGGAAAGGGAAGGGGAGGAAAAGGAGATAGGCGGCACTCGGCGACGGACGGGAGAGAGGCAGAGAGGGTTTTGGGCTCGAGCTGGTGTGGCTAGAGGGGAGGGGGAGCCGCTGGTTTTATAGCCCGCGCCGTGTGTACGCGTGGCGGGAGAGGAGGCGTgacgcgccgcccgtgaggaatcaatggcaaggctgaccggcggcagccttgccattgatttcCCGCGGGAACCGAGGCATTCTGGGGAAAGACGAGGCGTCGTGTCGCTGACGCGGCTGGCCCGCGACTCTTTCGCGCCAAAACCGCTCGCGCCGGCGCCCCCGGGCGCCCctcagcgcgccgggttcggcctgggtccgtcGGCGCCAGTTTCGACCCAAACCGGCGAAAAACGGGTTTCTGGGGGGCGCGACTGGACCGAGGAGAAAAACCaaggcaaaatgagtctacaTCTAAATAAATGAAGCGTTATATGATACGAGCATGGCGTTTTGGATCTCGGTCTTCATGGAGACCGAATTTTTGGAAAATTCAAAGTTCATAATGTTCagtttcaaaaaaatctgaaaaaaattgTACGAGTAAAAAAGGATGTGAGGCGTATGTGTgtaaaatttcatgatgaaataCATTGGAATGCGAtgtaaaaaagacaaattcatgtGTCGATTTTTCAATGAGATAGCCTCCCTTAGTAGATCTAGCCCACTTACTGGACCGAGGAGGAAAACCaaggcaaaatgagtctacaTCTAAATAAATGAAGCCTTATATGATACGAGCATGGCGTTTTGGATCTCGGTCTTCATGGAGactgaaattttggaaaattcaaagttcaaaatgttcagtttcaaaaaaatctgaaaaaaattgTACGAGTAAAAAAGGATGTGAGGCGTATGTGTGTAAAATTTCACGATGAAATACATTGGAATGCGAtgtaaaaaagacaaattcatggaggatgaatagtatcatgtgttaAAAAGCCCTAATTATTTTTGCACGACCCTCATTTCAATGTATTTTGTCCTGAAAATTTACACACTTGTGCATTATGCCTTCATGTATGTctatattttttcagaatttttaaaatgtaaaaaaaaatgaattttcatgaattttaaatTTTGCGTTTGAAAGCCTCCATAGAGCTCGGCCGCTAAAAACAGTTTATGTGTATGATATCACACACATATATTACTACCCACCCACTATGTGAAGATACTAGCTAGTTCAATTTACTTCCACTATTACCAACCACCAGCCGGAGAGAGCACACAATGGGCACAGTTTTATTGTCCTTAGTAAATGGGGCCTGTGGTATGCAGGGGAAAATCTGCCCATGACGTTGATCATAACGGACGTGTAGGTGCTCACCGACAATTATTTTGAGTACGTAAAGTATTAAAATAGCCACAAAGTTCCATGCCCTACTATATGAATGTGAAACATTATCGTCTTGGAACTTGTGGCTATTTCAATAATCAAAATAATTGTCGTCCTGCCCGACCATGAGGTAGCAAGAGCAGTACGTATACGTACTGTAGATAGTAGATCAGTAACAAAGGCTGGCAACGACGGCCACAGTATCTTAGACAAATCAAAAATTAATACCGGCAACGAGGAACGGGCGCCACGCCATCGTCAATGCAGGCAGCATACTTGCCAGCGACGTCGGCGAGGCAGCGCGCCAGCTCGGCCGGCGTCGAGAGCAACGCCATGTGGTCAGCGCCGTGGATTTCCCTGACCTCGTCCACGGGGTAGTTCTGCACCATCCAGCGTTGGAATCCCTCGAAGATGGCGTTGTCGTCCTTGAGGACGATGAACACCTTGCGCACAGACCCGTAGCGAGCTTCGGTGTATGGCGGCTGCAGTTTCAGGTCGTCCACGAACATCGAGCCGACCCTCATCAGGGATCTTCCCAGCGTCAGGTCCTGCCGACAACATGCAACGTTACGCCAGGATTAATTTCCTCTTTGGCCAATCTCAAATCTCACTCAGTGTACAGCCTCCTAGCAGGAGCTAGCATTTCATCGATGTTCGAACAGATTGATTAACAGAGCGACAGGTACGTACATACCTCCGGCGAGCACAGCTGGAAGAACTTTGCTCGGGTGACCAGCGGCCCGAACCGCATGGAAGTAGGGAGCTTGCCCTCAGGATCTTGAGGCTTAAACTCCATGTCCATCCAGTCCATTCTCCGCTTCTTGTACTTTTTAGATCCAGCATACATTCATCAGTGGTACGAAAAACGATAAGCTGGTGTGTATATGTTGGTGTCTTCTGTTTCCGCGTACGACAAATCTAAGCTGCAGATTCGAGGAAGTCGATCATGGTGTGTATCTTTTCAAGCACGTACGACGGCGGCGACCTGTGGTC
This genomic window from Aegilops tauschii subsp. strangulata cultivar AL8/78 chromosome 4, Aet v6.0, whole genome shotgun sequence contains:
- the LOC109738118 gene encoding salicylic acid-binding protein 2-like, whose product is MHMAAPADQVSSKHFVLVHGVCVGGWAWFKVATWLRSAGHRVSTPDLAASGVDPRPLREVPTFRQYSKPLLDLMGSLPPGEKVVLVGHSLGGVTIALACELFPEKVAAVVFVSAFMPDHRSPPSYVLEKIHTMIDFLESRRMDWMDMEFKPQDPEGKLPTSMRFGPLVTRAKFFQLCSPEDLTLGRSLMRVGSMFVDDLKLQPPYTEARYGSVRKVFIVLKDDNAIFEGFQRWMVQNYPVDEVREIHGADHMALLSTPAELARCLADVAGKYAACIDDGVAPVPRCRY